The following nucleotide sequence is from Thermomicrobiales bacterium.
TCGCGACTTCATCCTCAAGACTCTGGAGCAGGAACTGAAGGGCCATCCGCTGGCGCAGTTCGTCGGCCATCTCCTCAACACCATGGGCTATCGCACTCGCGTGTCTGATCCTGGGCCGGATCGCGGCATCGACATCATCGCCCATCGCGACGAGCTTGGCTTCGAGCCACCGATCATCAAGGTGCAAGTCAAAAGCAGCCCAGGGAGTTCCGGGAACCCAGAGGTTGCGTCGCTATATGGCAACATCGCCAGCGACGAGTTCGGCCTCTTCGTCACCTTAGGAACATTCACGACGGCAGCCCGCAACTTCGCAGCCGGCAAGAGCAATCTGCGGCTGATCGACGGCAACGCGCTGGTAGATCTCGTGCTCGTCCACTATGACCAGTTCGACTCACGCTACAAGGGCATTTTGCCGCTAAAGCGCGTCTATATCCCGGCATCGCTCAAGGAGGACTAGCCAGTACGAGTGCTACGATCTCCCATCAAGATGGCCGCATGCGACCTACAGAGGAGCCACATGGTGAGAACTGCGGGGATAGGCTGAACATGATCGCGAAGATTTTCTGATGGCGACAGGACGCGGGGAGGCCGGGTCGCCACTCTCCGGCATCACTGTCCTCGCGTTCGAGCAGGCGGTGGCTGCGCCGTTTGCATCGCGGCAGTTGGCTGATCTCGGGGCGCGGGTGATCAAGATTGAGCGGCCGGGGGTGGGCGACTTTGCGCGCGGCTACGACCGGACGGTGCATGGGATGTCCAGCTACTTCGTCTGGGGCAATCGCGGCAAGGAGTCGCTGACGGTCGATCTGAAGCACCCCGATGGTCGCGCAATCGTCGAGGCGTTGCTGGAGCGCGCCGACGTCGTCGTCCAGAACCTCGCGCCGGGCGCGATGGAGCGGCTGGGCTGGGGCGGCGAGGCGCTGCTGGAGCGCTACCCGCGGCTGATCTTCTGCGGCATCTCCGGCTACGGCAACAGCGGGCCGTATCGCGATCGCAAGGCGTACGACCTGCTGATCCAGGCCGAGGCCGGCGTGCTCTCGATCACCGGCACGCCCGAGACGCCCTCGAAGGTTGGCATCTCGGTAGCCGATATTGCCGGTGGCATGTACGCGCACGCCGGCATCATGACCGCCCTGTTCAACCGCGAACGCACCGGTAACGGCGCTGTACTGGATGTCGCGCTGCTCGACGCACTGCTGGAGTGGATGGGCTATCCGCTGCTTTACACGATGTACGGTGGCGTCGCGATGGGTCGCGCTGGTGCGAGTCACCCGGCAATTGCGCCGTACGGACCCTATCCGGCCGGCGACGGCAAGCTCGTCCTGTTCGGCATTCAGAATGAGCGTGAGTGGGTGCGTTTCTGCGCCGACGTTCTGGGGGGCGCGATTGATTCGAGCGATGCGCGCTTCGCGACGAATTCGGAGCGGGTGACCAATCGGGTCGAGCTTGACGTGGCTATTCATGCAGCCTTTGCGACGCTGACTGCTGATGAGGTGGTCGCGCGGCTCGATGCGGCCGGGATCGCGAACGCCCGCGCGAACGATGTGGCGGACCTCGCCGAGCATCCGCAGGTTGTGGCGCGGGACCGCTGGCAGGAGATCGGCAGCTCGGTCGGACCGCTGCGGGCAATGCTGCCGCCGGTCGATGACAGCACAATCAGCTACACGCTCGGCGATGTGCCCGATCTTGGCGCGCACACCGACGCGATCCTGCGTGAGATTGGCTACGACGATAACCGGATTGCGAGCCTCCATCAGGCGGGAGTCGTGTGATAATCCGGCGCTTTGTTGCACTGTCATCGCGAGGGTTCCATGGCGGAGAATCGTCGTACCGTCGGGCGCTACATGGATGGCTTCCGCAAGAACGACCACGAACAGATCCTGTCCTGCCTCACCGATGACATCACCTGGACCGTCTTCGGCGCGTTTCGCCTGACCGGCAAAGAAGCGTACGACGCGGCGATTGAAGGGCCGGGATTCATCCCGCCACCGACGCTCGATGTCGTGCGCATGGTTGAGCAGGACGACGTCATCATGGCCGAGATGACCGGCTCGGTGCGGCGCGACACCGGCGAGGTGATGCGGATGACGATGGCCGAAGTCTTCGTGATGCGCGACGCGAAAATCGCCGAACGCCGCGCCTGGGTGATCGAGCTGAAGGAAGACGACGTTCGCTAGCTCCCCGTGGCAGTTGACACGGTATTGCAACGCATTAGCGCTTCAGCACAAGGAAATCAGGACTACACTCAGTAGTAATGATCCCGAATCGGCGGGATCGTGCGTTGATCGGACAGGAGCTACTGGACGAGCCAGTTTGCGCCAACAGTCCTGGGCGATAACCTCAGCCTGCTCTTCTGTCAGCATCTATCCCATCCAGTCTGTATTGCGGTGTTGCCACCGCCGGAGAGGGGTTCCGATGAACATCCATGATCTTCAGGAGCTGATTACGGCGCAGACCTACCCGTCGCTCACAATCACACTCCCGACCCACCGCACCTCGCCAGACAACCAGCAGGATCCGATTCGCTTGAAGAACCTGGTGACCGAGGCGACGAATCGCCTGCGCGGTGAATTTTCGCAGCGTGAGGTCGGCCCGCTACTGGCGAAGCTCGACGATCTGGTGAACGATGTCAGCTTCCCGCACTTGCAGGAAGGGCTCGCGCTGTTCGTCTCAGCCGACATTGCGCGCTGGTTCACCATTCCACACACGCTGCAGGAGCGCGTCGTCATCGACGATACGTTCTTCACCCGTGACCTTGTTCGCGCACTAACCCGCTTGCGACGTTACTGGGTGCTGAAGCTGAGCGAGCAGCCGAGTCGTCTCTTCGCCGCGACCCGCGAGGATCTGGAGGAGATGACCGACGGCGGGTTCCCGATGCGCCACGACTGGCAGGGCGAGGATGAGGACCTGGAAGGTGGCTTCGGTGTCAACGTATCCAGACTGCGCGACGATCGCCTCCGTCAGTTCTTCCGCTCCGTCGATCAGGCGTTCGCTCCGTTCCTGGCCGAGGACCCACTGCCAATAGTCATCGTCGGTATCGATCGTAATCTGGCGTTCTATCGCGAGGTGGCGCCCAACGTCGGTGATGTCCTGGCGACGATCACCGGGAACTACGATGAGCTCTCGGCGCACGACCTCGGGCAGATGGTCTGGCCGGTTGCGCGGGAGGCGTTCGTATCGCGGCGGCTGGAAGTGCTCGATCAGTTGAACAAGGCCGTCGGAGCGCAGCGATCGTCGTCGACGCTTGGCGAGGTCTGGCGCGAGGCACAGCTTGGTCGCGGCGACACGCTTGTCGTCGAGGAGGGCTACCATCAGCCGGCGCGGGTTGGCGACAACGGCCTGCTCGACCTGAATGTGGACGATCCCACCGCGCCGGATGTCCTGGATGATGCCGTCGATGAAGTCATCACGGCCGTGCTGGAGAAGGGCGGCAGGGTCGTCTTTGTCGAGGACGGCGAGCTGGAGAAGCACGGCCGGATTGCGCTGATCCTGCGATACTGACGCGCAGACGGTTATCAGGGTTGTTGCGAGAGCGGTGATGTATGGCGGTCAAGCCCGGCTGGAGTGGGCGGTTCTATGAGGATTTCGAGGTCGGTGATGTTTACGAGCATCCGCTCGGACGGACAGTGACGACGACCGACAACATCTGGTTCACATTGCTGACCCAGAACACTGCGCCGATCCACTTCGACCATCACTACGCAGCGCAGACCGAGTTCGGCAAGCCGCTGGTCGACTCGACCTTTACGCTGGCGCTTGTCACCGGCCAGAGCGTCACCGACATCTCGCAGAACGTCTTCGCCAACCTCGGCTGGGATTCAGTGCGATTGCCGAATCCGGTCTTCGAGGGCGACACGATCTACTCGCAGTCGGAAGTCCTGTCGATGCGCGAGTCGCGCTCGCGGCCGAACATCGGCATCGTCACGGTGAAGACGACCGGCTTCAATCAGGATGGCGTCGTCGTGATCGACTTCAACCGCACGCTGATGGTCTTCAAGCGCGGCCACGGCCCGCAAATCGCGCGCCTGCGGCCGGAGGGCGAGCGATGACGGCGACGCAGATCGGCACGACCCAGGCGCTGGCGGCCTTCACCGCCGGACTTCACTTCGACGATCTTCCGGCTGAGGTCGTGCGGCGCACCGAGGATCTGTTCCTCGACTGGCTGGCATCGGTGCTGGCCGGTCGCGACGCCCATCCGGTGCAGGCACTCTCGCACTTCGCCGCGCAGATGGGACCGTCGAGCGGCCCGAGCGAGCTGCTGCCGTCACGCGGGCGCACGTCACCGCTCTTCGCCGCGCTGGTGAATGGCGCGGCGTCGCACGTCGTCGAGCAGGACGATGTCCACAACGGCTCGGTCTTTCACCCCGGCGCGGTCGTCTTCTCGCCGGTGCTGGCCATGGCGCAGCAGACCGGCGCGAGCGGCCGCGAATTCATCGTCGCCGCGGTGGCCGGATACGAGGCCGGGATCCGCATCGGTGAGTTCCTCGGTCGCTCGCACTACACGATCTTCCACACGACCGGCACAGCCGGGACGGTGGCGGCTGCAGCGAGCGTTGCCCGGCTGCTCAATCTCGACGCTGAGCAGACGCTGCACGCGTTCGGCTCGGCTGGAACACAGGCGGCCGGGCTGTGGGAGTTTCTCCGCGATGCGGCAGATTCCAAGCAGCTGCACACGGCCAAGGCGTCCGCCGATGGGCTGCTGGCCGCCTGCATCGCCCGTGATGGCTTTACCGGCGCGCGGCACATCCTCGAAGGGCCGCAGGGCATGGCGGCCGGCATGTCGTCCGACGCCGACGCGAGCAAGCTGACCGACGGGCTGGGGACGCGCTGGGCGCTGATGGAGACGTCGTTCAAGTACCACGCATCCTGCCGCCACACGCACCCGGCTGCCGATGCGCTGCTCCAGCTGCTCCGTGACGAGGGGCTGGCGGCTGGCGATGTCCGCAGCGTGCGCGCGCGCGTGCATCAGGGAGCGATCGATGTGCTTGGGCCGGTGACCGACCCGCAAACCATCCACCAGTCGAAGTTCTCGATGGGCTTCGTGCTGGCAGTCGCAGCGGTACGCGGTCGCGCCGGTGTCACCGACTTCACCGACGAGGCGTTGTCCGATCCGACGATCCGTGCGTTCCACGACCGCGTCGAGATGGCGCTTGATTCGGAGATCGACGCGGCCTACCCACGGCAGTGGATCGGCCTGGTTGAGGTCGAGACGATCGACGGTCGCCACCTTGTCTCGCGGGTCGAGGTGCCGAAGGGCGATCCGGGCAACCCGCTGACACGCGCCGAGCTTGAGGACAAGGCTCGCCTGCTGGCCGGTTACGCGCACGGCGCATCTGCCGATGAGATTGATGCGATCATCGCTCGTGTCTGGCGGTTGAGCGACGAGCCGGATGTCCGTGACTGGCTGCCGCCGGCATGACGCAATTGGTATTGGGAATGGGAGAGGGAGCGAAATTGTGGAGATGACCGAACGGGACGAGCTTCGCAAGCGTATTGTGGACGCGATCGAGGCTCACCGCGATGAGATCGTGGAGGTCGCCGAGTGGATTCGGCAGAACCCCGAAGTCGGCAACGAGGAATACCAGGCGTCGGCGCTCCTGTCGTCGAAGCTGGCGGAGCTGGGCTTCGAGGTCGAGAAGCCGGTCGGCGGGCTGGAGACGGCCTTCGTCGCCGAGCTCCACGGACGCGCCGATGGGCCGGTCGTCGCCGTCCTTGCCGAATATGACGCGCTGCTCGGTATCGGGCACGGCTGCGGCCATAACCTGATCGCCGGTAGCGGTCTGGCTTCGGCGATCGGCCTGAAGGCAGTGTTGCCGGAGATTGCCGGCAGGTTCCGCGTCGTCGGCACGCCCGCCGAGGAGACCACCGGCGGCAAGATACCGCTGGTCGATAACGGCGTATTCGACGATGTCGACGCGGCGCTGATGGTCCACCACGCCGGTAACCACACCGGTGTGCCGCTCGAATACCCGGAGGGGACGAGCCTCGCGCTCGTCGGCACGACCGTCGAGTACTTCGGTAAGCCGGCCCACGCGGCAGCCGATCCCTATAACGGCGTCAACGCGCTCAATGCCGTCATCAAGCTGTTCACCGGCCTCGATGCACTGCGCCAGCACGTCACGATGGACACACGCATTCACGGCATCATCACCAACGGCGGCGAGGCGGCGAACGTCGTGCCGCCCTACGCTTCGGCATTCATTGAGGTGCGCGCCGCCTCGCTCGTCGGTCTCGAAGACCTGGTCGCGAAGTTCGACAAGGTGGCCGAGGGCGCGGCGCTGATGACCGGCTGCGAGATGAAGCTGACTCGTGGCGACACGTTCTACGACATGCGCCCGAGCTACGTCGTCGCCGGCCGCTACCTGGAGAACATGCAGGAGATGGGTCTGGAGATCAAGCCGCGTGAGTCACGACGCGGCATGGGCTCGACCGACTTCGCCAACGTCAGCTACAAGGTGCCATCAGTGACCGGCAGCTTTGCGATCAGCCACGAGCCGATCCCCGGCCACTCGCAGGAAGTCGTCGACGCCTCCGGCTCTGAGTTCGGCTACGACCAGTTCATCAAGGTCTCCAAGGCGATGGCGCTGACTGCGTTCGACCTGATGACCGACGCCGAGTTCCTGGCGGCTGCCAAGGAGCAACTGGCGAACTGGGATCAGATCGCGGTGGAGTGACCTCACCCCCCGGCCCCCTCTCCTCGGAGGAGAGGGGGTGTCCTGTATGAACACGGTGGCTGCCGGTTTGAGGGGGGCGAAGTTAAGGAACGGCAGCTAACTCGCCAGCCTCACGACACCCCCTCCCTTCGAAGGGGAGGGGGCAGGGGGTGGGGTTTCGTCACGCCGTCTCGTACTCCTCGACAGCGCGAATCGCCTCTTCAAGGCGCAGCGAGAGCACTCGGGAGACGCCGTCGCCGCTCATCGTGACGCCGTAGAGCGTGTCGGCTCCTTCGATCGTGCCGCGGTTGTGGGTGATGACGACGAACTGGGTGGCATGGGCCAGGTCGCGGAGCTCGTCGCGGAAGCGGACGACGTTGGATTCATCGAGGGCTGCGTCGACTTCGTCCAGCAGACAGAATGGGCTGGGGTTGACGCGCTGGATGGCGATCAGCAGGGCGACGGCGGTGAGTGAGCGTTCGCCGCCGGAGAGCGCCGTCAGGTTCTGGAGGCGCTTGCCGGGCGGCTGGGCGACGATGTCGATGCTGGCTGCGCCATCGTCGTTTGTCGCCAGGACGAGCCGAGCCATGCCGCCGCCGAACAGGCGGGTGAACGTGCGCTCGAATGCGACGGCCACTTCGCGAAATGTCTCGTTGAACTGCGTCGCCATGCGGCTGTTCAGATCGTTCAGCACTCGCCGCAGGTTCGCGGCTGCCTGTTCGACATCATCCAGCTGCTGCCGCAGGTGGGCCAGCCGCGCCGCTTCGGACTCGTGCTGCTCCAGGACATCTTCGCTGACGGCACTCATCCGCCGCAGTCGATCGCGGAGGCGGCCGATCTCGCGTTCGTCGACCGGCGGCTCGCCCTCCTCGGCAATGCCGAGCGACGTCGGGTCGTCGATGCCGAGGTCATTGCGGATGCGCTCGGCGAGGAAGACCTGCTCGTCCTGCATCCGGGCGTGCCGTAGCGCGTCCTGATCGCGCGCCCGCTCGGCCGCGCGGATGAGCTCGGTCGCGCGGTCCAGCTCGCGTTCGGCGGCTGCGTACGATTCCTGGATCGTCTCGCGGGCGGCCCGTAAGGTCGGCAGTTCGCTGGTGGATTCGGCGAGCAGCTGCTCAAGATTGGTGATTGTCTGCTCTGCAGACTGGCGCTCCTGCTCGGCCTGTCGGCGTCGTGCAGCAAGTTCCTCAACCTCGCGGTCGCGGGCGGCGATGCCACGCTCGGCGGCGGCACTGCGCTCGGTCGCGCGACGCTCCGCTGCGGTCGTGGCGCGTAGGCGCTCGCGTGTCTCGGCCAGCGTCGCGCCGAGCTGGTTGTCGTGGCTGCCGACGTTTTCGTCCGCCGCCTCCAGCTGGTGGACGATCGCCGTTCGTTCGCCGGTCAGGGCTTCGTAGTCCCCGGCGAGCGTTGCCAGCTTCTCGCGGGCCTGATCCTCGGCGCTGTCCAGATCGCGGGCGTGCCCGGCG
It contains:
- a CDS encoding MmgE/PrpD family protein; the protein is MTATQIGTTQALAAFTAGLHFDDLPAEVVRRTEDLFLDWLASVLAGRDAHPVQALSHFAAQMGPSSGPSELLPSRGRTSPLFAALVNGAASHVVEQDDVHNGSVFHPGAVVFSPVLAMAQQTGASGREFIVAAVAGYEAGIRIGEFLGRSHYTIFHTTGTAGTVAAAASVARLLNLDAEQTLHAFGSAGTQAAGLWEFLRDAADSKQLHTAKASADGLLAACIARDGFTGARHILEGPQGMAAGMSSDADASKLTDGLGTRWALMETSFKYHASCRHTHPAADALLQLLRDEGLAAGDVRSVRARVHQGAIDVLGPVTDPQTIHQSKFSMGFVLAVAAVRGRAGVTDFTDEALSDPTIRAFHDRVEMALDSEIDAAYPRQWIGLVEVETIDGRHLVSRVEVPKGDPGNPLTRAELEDKARLLAGYAHGASADEIDAIIARVWRLSDEPDVRDWLPPA
- a CDS encoding restriction endonuclease codes for the protein RDFILKTLEQELKGHPLAQFVGHLLNTMGYRTRVSDPGPDRGIDIIAHRDELGFEPPIIKVQVKSSPGSSGNPEVASLYGNIASDEFGLFVTLGTFTTAARNFAAGKSNLRLIDGNALVDLVLVHYDQFDSRYKGILPLKRVYIPASLKED
- a CDS encoding MaoC family dehydratase, with amino-acid sequence MAVKPGWSGRFYEDFEVGDVYEHPLGRTVTTTDNIWFTLLTQNTAPIHFDHHYAAQTEFGKPLVDSTFTLALVTGQSVTDISQNVFANLGWDSVRLPNPVFEGDTIYSQSEVLSMRESRSRPNIGIVTVKTTGFNQDGVVVIDFNRTLMVFKRGHGPQIARLRPEGER
- a CDS encoding M20 family metallopeptidase, with product MTERDELRKRIVDAIEAHRDEIVEVAEWIRQNPEVGNEEYQASALLSSKLAELGFEVEKPVGGLETAFVAELHGRADGPVVAVLAEYDALLGIGHGCGHNLIAGSGLASAIGLKAVLPEIAGRFRVVGTPAEETTGGKIPLVDNGVFDDVDAALMVHHAGNHTGVPLEYPEGTSLALVGTTVEYFGKPAHAAADPYNGVNALNAVIKLFTGLDALRQHVTMDTRIHGIITNGGEAANVVPPYASAFIEVRAASLVGLEDLVAKFDKVAEGAALMTGCEMKLTRGDTFYDMRPSYVVAGRYLENMQEMGLEIKPRESRRGMGSTDFANVSYKVPSVTGSFAISHEPIPGHSQEVVDASGSEFGYDQFIKVSKAMALTAFDLMTDAEFLAAAKEQLANWDQIAVE
- a CDS encoding CoA transferase; amino-acid sequence: MATGRGEAGSPLSGITVLAFEQAVAAPFASRQLADLGARVIKIERPGVGDFARGYDRTVHGMSSYFVWGNRGKESLTVDLKHPDGRAIVEALLERADVVVQNLAPGAMERLGWGGEALLERYPRLIFCGISGYGNSGPYRDRKAYDLLIQAEAGVLSITGTPETPSKVGISVADIAGGMYAHAGIMTALFNRERTGNGAVLDVALLDALLEWMGYPLLYTMYGGVAMGRAGASHPAIAPYGPYPAGDGKLVLFGIQNEREWVRFCADVLGGAIDSSDARFATNSERVTNRVELDVAIHAAFATLTADEVVARLDAAGIANARANDVADLAEHPQVVARDRWQEIGSSVGPLRAMLPPVDDSTISYTLGDVPDLGAHTDAILREIGYDDNRIASLHQAGVV
- a CDS encoding nuclear transport factor 2 family protein produces the protein MAENRRTVGRYMDGFRKNDHEQILSCLTDDITWTVFGAFRLTGKEAYDAAIEGPGFIPPPTLDVVRMVEQDDVIMAEMTGSVRRDTGEVMRMTMAEVFVMRDAKIAERRAWVIELKEDDVR